TCGGCATTTTTTTTTCATGTCTGTTCATGATTTTGGCCCGTCTCAGGGGAGGCAGTCGTCCTTATGCTGAGAAAAATAGCCCCTATGAGTGTGGGTTTTCTCCCATGGGGTCGCTGGACGCTCCTTTCTCTATCAGGTTTGCCTTGGTTGCGATTTTATTTGTCATTTTTGATATTGAAATTGCCCTTCTGTTTCCGTGGGCGCTGACCTTCAGGCAGTTGGGCTGGCCCGGGTTTATTTCTGTGCTTTGTTTTTTGTCGATTTTGGCTGTTGGCTTTGTGTATGAGTGGTGTTCAGGCGCACTAGATTGGGAATAGGTACCATGAGTTCAGAAAAATCTCCTTATCACATGGAAGCGGTCAAAATAGACCAGCAAGATCCAGATGCTTTGTTGAATGCACTTGATGAGGGCATCAAAAAGCGTGGCTTTTTTGTGACCCAAGTTGACAAAGTGATTGCGTGGGCACAGACAGGGTCTATTTGGCCGGTGAGCTTTGGTCTTGCGTGTTGTGCTGTGGAAATGATGCATACAGCTGGCTCAAGGTATGATCTTGATCGATTTGGCATCTTTTTTCGGCCCAGCCCCCGTCAATCAGATTTGATGATTGTGGCCGGCACCCTCACCAACAAAATGGCACCAGTGTTGCGCAAGGTTTATGATCAGATGGCTGAGCCGCGCTGGGTTTTATCGATGGGGTCATGTGCGAATGGTGGGGGGTATTACCATTACTCTTATTCTGTGGTGCGGGGGTGTGACCAAATTGTGCCTGTGGATGTGTATGTCCCTGGGTGCCCACCTACGGCTGAAGCCTTATTGTATGGCATTTTTGAGCTCAAGCGCAAAATGAAAAAACAACGCATTTACCGCATAAGCTGACGAAGGATTGTAAGCATATGGCTGAGCGGACCCACATTCTCAAAACGCATCTTGGACCCCTGATCAAAAAGATGGAAGGCCAGCACCAAGATGTATCCATGGTGATCGAAAAAAAAGATGTGCTGGCGGTTTTTCAAAAACTGCGTGACGATAAAGAGCTGGCCTATACCCAGTTGATAGATCTTTGTGTGGTGGACTATTTGGGGCAAGAGAACAAAAGGTTTCAAGGAGTCTATCATCTCTTAAGCATGGATTATAATCATCGTTTGCGGGTCAAAGTGGCCCTGGATGAAAATGAAAACTTGCCTTCGCTCACCCCGCTGTTTTCAAGTGCCGGGTGGTGGGAGCGTGAGGCCTTTGACATGTTTGGCGTCGTGTTTGAAGGACACCCTGATTTGCGGCGCATTTTGTCTGATTATGATTTTGATGGCTTTCCCTTGCGCAAGGATTTTCCCCTGACGGGCTATGTGCAAGTGCGTTATGACGAAGAGGAAGGTGCCGTTGTTAAGGAGCCGGTTCATTTGGCCCAAGCCTTTCGCACCTTTGAAACCCTCAGTCCTTGGGAGGGCATGGGGAGCGCCTTCCAGCGATTGTCTCTTGATAAGGAAAAACAGCCATGAGCGCCGAGGCGAAAAATCTTTACTCCATCAATTTTGGGCCTCAGCATCCTGCGGCTCACGGTGTGCTCAGGCTTATTCTCGAGTTAGATGGCGAAGTGGTGGAGCGCGCAGATCCCCATGTGGGTTTTTTGCACCGGGGCACAGAAAAGCTGATTGAGCATAAATCTTATCTTCAAGCCTTGCCTTATTTTGATCGCCTTGATTATGTCTCACCCATGTGCCAAGAGCATGCCTTTGTGCTGGCCATTGAAGGGCTTTTGGGGATAGAGGTGCCGTTGCGTGGGCAATATCTGCGTGTGTTGTTTTCTGAAGTGACGCGCATTTTGAATCATATTCTCAACATCTGCACCTTTGCCCTGGATGTGGGGGCCATGACCCCTTTTTTGTGGGGTTTTGAAGAGCGCGAAAAGCTGCTTGATTTTTACGAGCGCGCCTCAGGCGCACGGATGCACGCAAATTATTTTCGCCCCGGCGGGGTGCATCGTGACATTCCCAAAGGGTTTGAAGAGGATTTGGCGAAAACCTTAGAGAGCACGTTGAAGTTTATTGACGATACAGAAGATCTGTTGACAGAAAATCGTATTTTCAAGCAGCGCACTGTGGACATTGGTGTGGTGTCGAAAGAGCAAGCCCTTGATTGGGGGTTTACAGGCCCCGTGCTTCGCGCCTCAGGGGTGCCGTGGGATTTGCGGCGCAATCAATCCTATGAAGTGTATGATCGTTTAGATTTTTTGATTCCTGTAGGCACATCCGGCGATTGCTATGACCGCTATCTTGTGCGCATGGGGGAGATGCGTGAAAGCGTCAAAATTATTCGTCAATGTCTGTCAGAAATGCCGCAAGGGGATGTGATCTTAAGAGATTGGAAAATCGCGCCCCCCAGCCGCGAGGAAATGAAAACATCCATGGAGGCGTTGATTCACCATTTTAAGATGTTTTCTGAAGGAATTCACGTGCCTGCTGGTGAGATTTATAGAGCTGTAGAAGCCCCTAAAGGAGAATTTGGTGTGTATTTGGTGTCTAACGGCACCAACAAACCTTATCGGTGTAAGATTCGTGCCCCTGGCTTTGCTTTTTTGCAAGCCTTTGAAGCACTCACCCGTGGGCATATGCTGGCGGATGTGCCGGCGATTCTTGGTTCTTTGGATATTGTGTTTGGGGAGGTGGATCGATGAGTCAATCTTCACAAAATAAACCCACGCCCTTCACCTTTGACAAAAAAAATCAAAGTCTGATCGACGAGGTGCTGGCACGCTATCCAGAAGACCGTAAGCAAAGTGCCTTGTTGCCTTTGTTGTGGTTGGCGCAACGGCAAAATGGTGGATGGCTTTCGGTAAGCGCCCTGGAAGAAGTGGCTCGCATTTTGAATGTGCCGTTCCTGCGTGTTTATGAGGTGGCCACCTTTTATACCATGTTTCGTCTCAAGCCTGTGGGCAAGCACTTTATTCAGATTTGTCGCACAACCTCGTGTTGGCTTCGGGGGTGTGAGTCACTGAAGGAAACCTGTTTTCGGTTGTTAAAGGTGGATGCAGGGGACGTGACCCAAGATGGGTTGTTTTCCTTTGAGGAAGTGGAATGTTTGGGTGCCTGCGCGAATGGGCCTGTAGTGCAGATCAATGACCAATACTTTGAAGATCTCACACCCAAAGCCTTGCAAAATCTTCTTGAGAATTTGTCGCGCAACCTGCCCGTGACGTCAGGGTCCCAGCGCAATCGCAAGGCCTCAAAAGCCGAGCTTCCTCAAACCATCGGGGAGAAGACATAACATGGTTCTGGCGGCACAAGATCATATTTTTACCAATCTTTTTGGCGAAAAACCCACCACCCTCAAGGCGGCACAGGCACGGGGCGATTGGGATGGCATTAAAAAAATACTCAAAAAAAGCCCCAAGGAAATCTTGGCGGCCATTGATCAGTCAGAGCTGCGTGGACGAGGTGGTGCTGGCTTTCCCACAGGCAAAAAGTGGGCATTTGTGGCAGGTGTGAAGGATGAACGCCCTCATTATCTGGTGGTCAATGCTGATGAAAGTGAGCCGGGCACATGTAAGGATCGTGAAATTTTACGCCACGAACCTCAAAAGCTGATTGAAGGCGCCTTGATTACCGGGTTTGCCATTGGCGCGCATGTGGGGTATGTGTATGTGCGGGGCGAATTTTGGGATGAAGCTAACCGCCTTGAAAAAGCCATCGAAGAAGCCTATCAACAAAAATTGTTAGGCAAAAACGCAGCCGGTTCAGGCTTTCATTTTGATCTTTACGTGCATCGAGGGGCTGGGGCCTATATTTGTGGCGAAGAGACAGCCTTGTTGGAAAGTTTAGAAGGGCGCAAAGGCATGCCTCGCCTCAAGCCGCCGTTTCCTGCCAACATTGGTCTTTTTGGCTGCCCCACGGTGGTGAACAATGTGGAAACCATTGCGGTGGTGCCCACCATTATGCGGCGCGGCGCGTCCTGGTTTCAAGGCATTGGTCGACCCCATAACACGGGCACAAAAATTTTCTCTATTTCAGGCAATGTGCTGGCGCCTTGCAATGTGGAAGTTGAGATGGGCGTGCCCATGAAAGAATTGATTGAAAAATATGCCGGCGGCGTGGTAGGAGGTTGGGACCAACTGGCGGCGGTGATTCCTGGCGGGGGCTCTGTGCCATTGTTGCCAAAATCTATTTGTGATGAGGTGTGCATGGATTTTGATGCCCTTGCGGAGGCAGGAAGCGGCCTTGGCACAGCTGCGGTCATTGTCATTGACAAACATACCGACATTGTGGAGGCCATCACGCGGCTCAGTCATTTTTATATGCATGAAAGTTGCGGCCAGTGTTCGCCATGTCGCGAAGGCACAGGATGGATGTGGCGTATGCTTTCTCAATTTCAAAAGGGAGATGGTTGCACGGCAGACATTGACTTATTGTGGGAGGTGTCATGCCACATTGAAAATCATACCATTTGTGCGCTTGGGGACGCCGCGTCATGGCCTGTGCAGGGGCTGATTCGTCATTTTCGTTCTGAGATTGAATCCCGTTTTCAACCTAAAGAGGTGTTGATTAAAAAATCACCGTTTCTAGGCATGGAAGGTCACGACGTATGAAGAACATGGTCAAGATCACCATTGATGGACGTTCTATTTCTGTGCCTGAAGACAGCACCATCTTACAGGCCACACAACGCCTTGAGGTGGAAGTGCCTTTGTTTTGCTATCATCCGCGCCTGTCCATTGCCGGTAATTGCCGCATGTGTTTGGTGGAGGTAGAGGGCAGCCGTAAGCCTGTGGCTAGCTGTGCTATGCCTGTGTCAGAAGGAATGGTTGTGAAAACAAACACCCCTTTTGTGCGTGAATCACGGGAAGGGGCACTAGAGTTTTTGCTGCTCAATCACCCGCTAGATTGCCCCATTTGTGATCAAGGGGGCGAGTGTGATCTGCAAGATATCACCGTGGCCTATGGACGCGATAAAAGCCGGTTTGGTTTTTATAAACGATCTGTTGAGCCCAAAAATTTTGGCCCCCTGATTAAAACAGAAATGAACCGCTGCATTCACTGCACACGTTGTGTTCGCTTTGCCACAGAAGTGGCCGGTGTCCAGCATTTAGGGGCCGTTCGTCGCGGTGAGCATACAGAAATTGTGAGCTTGATGAACCAACCCTTTGCCTCTGAGCTTTCCGGCAACGTGATTGATCTTTGCCCGGTGGGGGCGTTGACCTCTAAGCCCTATGCTTTTAAGGGGCGGCCGTGGGAGATGAGAAAAACAGAAACCATTGATGTGATGGATGCTGTGGGGTCTCACATTCGTGTGGATACGCGGGGTCTTGAAGTGATGCGTGTTTTACCGCGGGTGTTTGATCCCATTAATGAAGAATGGATTTCAGATAAGACTCGTTTTGCCTACGACAGTTTGCAGGTGGCACGATTGGATCGTCCTTACATCAAACGTGAGCACGGCGTGCTTGAAGAAGCTTCGTGGGAAGAAGCCTTGTCTTGCGCTGTGTCTAAACTTTCTTCTTGTTCGCCTGGGGAAATAGCCGGTCTTGTGGGTGATATGGTGGATTTAGAGAGCCTTTTTGCTTTCAAAAAGCTGATGGATTTTGTGAAAACGCCCCATCTTGATTGTCGGCAAGATGGATCGCACACACTGGCTTCGGTGCGCTCAAGCTACATTATGAACACACCTATTGAACGCTTGGAAGAAGCAGATTTTTTGTTGTGTGTGGGCACCCATCCACGGGTCGAAGCGCCGCTGATTAATGGGCGCCTCAGAAAAGCCTATACCCACGGCAATTTGGAGGGTGCGTTCATAGGGCCTTCAGTTGATTTCACCTACCCGATGGAACATTGTGGTGACCAACCTGATGTGCTGAAAACCATTCTTGAGGGCAAGCATCCTGTATCTGAAAAGCTCAAAAAAGCGAAGAAACCTTTGTTGATGATCGGCCAATCAGTGTTTCGCCGAGAAGATTGGGCCTGCATCTTGAGCGTGTGTCACAAAATTGCGGATAAGTGGGGCTTGATCACCAAAGACTGGGTGGGGTTAAACATTTTGCAAACAGCTGCCGCTCGTGTGGGCGCGTTGGATCTTGGGTGTGTGCCGGGAAAAGGCGGCAAATCCACGCCTGAGATTTTATCGGCGGCCAAGGAGGGCAAGATCAAACTTGTGTATCTTTTGGGCGCGGATGAGGTGGACACCCGTATGCTTAACGATACGTTCGTGATTTATCAAGGCCATCACGGAGATCGTGGCGCCGAAATTGCAGACCTTATCCTGCCTGGTTCAGCCTATACGGAAAAAGAAGGTATGTATGTCAACACAGAAGGACGCCCCCAATATGCCTTCAGGGCATGCCCGGCACCAGGAGATGCGCAAGAAGATTGGCAGATTGTAACAAAAATAAGTCAAGGGCTAGGGGATCCGCACGCTGATTTTTCAGGCATTGAAGATGTGCGTGCAGCCATGTTTAAGGAAAAGCCTTTTCTCAACAGCGGGGGAGACATTCCTGATCTTCCCTTTACGCCGTTTCTGGAGGCACTTGATGTCACCACAAGTTTGCTGAAAGAGCCGCTCTCTTATGTGATTGACAACTTTTATCAAACAGATGTGCTGAGTCGTCATTCTCATACCATGGCGGTATGTGCAAACACGTTTCTCACCAACAACAAGGAGGTGAGTTAAGTGGACATAGTGTTGTGGGCCTCTGACCTCTTTTCGATGGCGAACGCTTTGTATGCCATAGACGGTGTGCGTTTGGTGGTGCAGGCGCTGGTGATTTTGGTGCCGTTGCTGGTGTCTGTGGCTTATCTCACCTTTGCAGAGCGCAAGATCTTAAGCGCCATTCAATTACGGCAAGGGCCGAACACGGTGGGCCCTTTGGGTTTGCTGCAGCCCTTTGCCGATGCATTAAAGCTTATGCACAAAGAAACAATGGTGCCTGTGTGCGCCCATAAAGGTCTTTTTTACCTGGCTCCCATTTTGTGTTTTTCTGTGAGCATTGCGTCTTGGTCTGTGATTCCGTGGGGAGAGGGGTTGGTGGTGAGCGACCTCAATATTGGGGTGCTCTATTTATTTGCTCTGTCGTCACTGGGTGTGTATGGCATTATTTTGGCAGGGTGGGCTAGCCAATCGCGCTATGCGTTTTTAGGTGCCATTCGATCCGCCGCGCAGATGATTTCCTATGAAGTTTCCATTGGATGTGTGTTGATCATTGTGGTCATGCATGCAGGGTCGCTGAATCTGACACAGATTGTGATGGCACAGGAAAAGCTGTGGTTTATTGTGCCCCATTTGCCCATGGGTGTGATTTTTTTCATTTCTGCTCTTGCGGAAACCAACCGTGCGCCTTTTGACTTACCTGAATCTGAGGCCGAGCTTGTCTCAGGCTATAACGTTGAGTATTCATCCTTAGGGTTCTCCCTCTTCTTTTTGGGTGAATACATGAACATGATTCTCATGAGCGCTCTTGGCACCATCTTTTTTCTGGGCGGATGGCTTTCCCCCTTGCCTGTGGCGCCGTTTACG
This genomic stretch from Candidatus Hepatobacter penaei harbors:
- a CDS encoding NADH-quinone oxidoreductase subunit A; the encoded protein is MLRPFFSYEELMNYGGLLVFLLLGIFFSCLFMILARLRGGSRPYAEKNSPYECGFSPMGSLDAPFSIRFALVAILFVIFDIEIALLFPWALTFRQLGWPGFISVLCFLSILAVGFVYEWCSGALDWE
- a CDS encoding NuoB/complex I 20 kDa subunit family protein; the encoded protein is MSSEKSPYHMEAVKIDQQDPDALLNALDEGIKKRGFFVTQVDKVIAWAQTGSIWPVSFGLACCAVEMMHTAGSRYDLDRFGIFFRPSPRQSDLMIVAGTLTNKMAPVLRKVYDQMAEPRWVLSMGSCANGGGYYHYSYSVVRGCDQIVPVDVYVPGCPPTAEALLYGIFELKRKMKKQRIYRIS
- a CDS encoding NADH-quinone oxidoreductase subunit C, with product MAERTHILKTHLGPLIKKMEGQHQDVSMVIEKKDVLAVFQKLRDDKELAYTQLIDLCVVDYLGQENKRFQGVYHLLSMDYNHRLRVKVALDENENLPSLTPLFSSAGWWEREAFDMFGVVFEGHPDLRRILSDYDFDGFPLRKDFPLTGYVQVRYDEEEGAVVKEPVHLAQAFRTFETLSPWEGMGSAFQRLSLDKEKQP
- a CDS encoding NADH-quinone oxidoreductase subunit D, with product MSAEAKNLYSINFGPQHPAAHGVLRLILELDGEVVERADPHVGFLHRGTEKLIEHKSYLQALPYFDRLDYVSPMCQEHAFVLAIEGLLGIEVPLRGQYLRVLFSEVTRILNHILNICTFALDVGAMTPFLWGFEEREKLLDFYERASGARMHANYFRPGGVHRDIPKGFEEDLAKTLESTLKFIDDTEDLLTENRIFKQRTVDIGVVSKEQALDWGFTGPVLRASGVPWDLRRNQSYEVYDRLDFLIPVGTSGDCYDRYLVRMGEMRESVKIIRQCLSEMPQGDVILRDWKIAPPSREEMKTSMEALIHHFKMFSEGIHVPAGEIYRAVEAPKGEFGVYLVSNGTNKPYRCKIRAPGFAFLQAFEALTRGHMLADVPAILGSLDIVFGEVDR
- the nuoE gene encoding NADH-quinone oxidoreductase subunit NuoE, encoding MSQSSQNKPTPFTFDKKNQSLIDEVLARYPEDRKQSALLPLLWLAQRQNGGWLSVSALEEVARILNVPFLRVYEVATFYTMFRLKPVGKHFIQICRTTSCWLRGCESLKETCFRLLKVDAGDVTQDGLFSFEEVECLGACANGPVVQINDQYFEDLTPKALQNLLENLSRNLPVTSGSQRNRKASKAELPQTIGEKT
- the nuoF gene encoding NADH-quinone oxidoreductase subunit NuoF, whose product is MVLAAQDHIFTNLFGEKPTTLKAAQARGDWDGIKKILKKSPKEILAAIDQSELRGRGGAGFPTGKKWAFVAGVKDERPHYLVVNADESEPGTCKDREILRHEPQKLIEGALITGFAIGAHVGYVYVRGEFWDEANRLEKAIEEAYQQKLLGKNAAGSGFHFDLYVHRGAGAYICGEETALLESLEGRKGMPRLKPPFPANIGLFGCPTVVNNVETIAVVPTIMRRGASWFQGIGRPHNTGTKIFSISGNVLAPCNVEVEMGVPMKELIEKYAGGVVGGWDQLAAVIPGGGSVPLLPKSICDEVCMDFDALAEAGSGLGTAAVIVIDKHTDIVEAITRLSHFYMHESCGQCSPCREGTGWMWRMLSQFQKGDGCTADIDLLWEVSCHIENHTICALGDAASWPVQGLIRHFRSEIESRFQPKEVLIKKSPFLGMEGHDV
- the nuoG gene encoding NADH-quinone oxidoreductase subunit NuoG; this translates as MVKITIDGRSISVPEDSTILQATQRLEVEVPLFCYHPRLSIAGNCRMCLVEVEGSRKPVASCAMPVSEGMVVKTNTPFVRESREGALEFLLLNHPLDCPICDQGGECDLQDITVAYGRDKSRFGFYKRSVEPKNFGPLIKTEMNRCIHCTRCVRFATEVAGVQHLGAVRRGEHTEIVSLMNQPFASELSGNVIDLCPVGALTSKPYAFKGRPWEMRKTETIDVMDAVGSHIRVDTRGLEVMRVLPRVFDPINEEWISDKTRFAYDSLQVARLDRPYIKREHGVLEEASWEEALSCAVSKLSSCSPGEIAGLVGDMVDLESLFAFKKLMDFVKTPHLDCRQDGSHTLASVRSSYIMNTPIERLEEADFLLCVGTHPRVEAPLINGRLRKAYTHGNLEGAFIGPSVDFTYPMEHCGDQPDVLKTILEGKHPVSEKLKKAKKPLLMIGQSVFRREDWACILSVCHKIADKWGLITKDWVGLNILQTAAARVGALDLGCVPGKGGKSTPEILSAAKEGKIKLVYLLGADEVDTRMLNDTFVIYQGHHGDRGAEIADLILPGSAYTEKEGMYVNTEGRPQYAFRACPAPGDAQEDWQIVTKISQGLGDPHADFSGIEDVRAAMFKEKPFLNSGGDIPDLPFTPFLEALDVTTSLLKEPLSYVIDNFYQTDVLSRHSHTMAVCANTFLTNNKEVS
- the nuoH gene encoding NADH-quinone oxidoreductase subunit NuoH, with amino-acid sequence MANALYAIDGVRLVVQALVILVPLLVSVAYLTFAERKILSAIQLRQGPNTVGPLGLLQPFADALKLMHKETMVPVCAHKGLFYLAPILCFSVSIASWSVIPWGEGLVVSDLNIGVLYLFALSSLGVYGIILAGWASQSRYAFLGAIRSAAQMISYEVSIGCVLIIVVMHAGSLNLTQIVMAQEKLWFIVPHLPMGVIFFISALAETNRAPFDLPESEAELVSGYNVEYSSLGFSLFFLGEYMNMILMSALGTIFFLGGWLSPLPVAPFTWLPGFFWMAFKMSLLLFLFIWVRGTLPRYRYDQLMRLGWKIFLPLTLLWMVISGVCLLGV